The Engystomops pustulosus chromosome 3, aEngPut4.maternal, whole genome shotgun sequence region TCTCTTTTggaagtcattgggggtcattcactaagggctcgagtcgcggtttcccgacgtgttacccgaatatttccgatttgcgccgatttccccgggattttgcacgcgatcggattgtggcgcatcggcgctggcatgcacgtgatggaaatcggggggcatggctgaatgaaaacccgatggattcggaaaaaccgccgcattaaaaaaaaaaaaaaaaaaaaaagggttgcggagcttgcacttaccttcactaggaataggccggtgaacttgagtgcgttccgatgctcttcagcgcagcagcaccacttggtggacgtcggaggaactgccttaatgaatcccggccggacccgaatccgccgcagagaacgcgccgctggatcgcgaatggaccgggtaagtaaatctgccccattgtgttcctgGTGATAACTAAAAAGTTTagcttcatttatttattttttttacttagaaaataaataaatgtatttttatttgaaaaattgtttattttttctaccgtgtgtatttatatatatatattttttctgttaCACTACGGGACATCCCATTGTGATTTCTATGATTCCTTCtataatgcattggtataatcAGAATTACCAGCTGTCAGTTCTAACCCACAGGAGATAAAATTACGAATTGTGTTTGGCAATACTGAAAAGCATTTGTTCATGCCAGTCCTTGGGGCCTTTCTAAGGTGTCTGGATGCCAGTCACCCCATGATTGCAGTATAGAGGTACTGATGGTGAAGGAGCAGCATTCCTTCTCCATTCCATTTCAGCATTGACAGTTTCATCTACATTGTTATATGGTTGTTTTCAGTGTCTCCGAAAGGAGCCTGGCAGCCAGTGCGGCTTCTGCCATGATCGTACCTGTGCCCATATGATCACTGGGCGTAACTGCACAAACTGTGCTGCCATGGGTCAATTTATGAACTTTAAATTTTTAGTTTGATCACCACTAGTGTAAGAAAGAATGGCTTATGGTCATATAAATATTAGAGCCTCAGCCATTAGACAGTTATACCCAATCCTGTGGAAAAACACCTGAGTACAGCAATTAATAATAAGTACAATTTCCATCAGCAAACTTGTTACACCCTTACGTTAAAACATTAGCTGGCATCATTTGAGACTCTGGTGCGGCTTCTATCATGGACTGCCAGGTGTTCACAGAATTAGGCATTACAAATCCAAACTCAAAGGACCACTCTGGAACACAAAGAGAATAAATACAACAATGTCATCCTTAAATGTTTCATGGCATGAGAAATTTATATGAAATTACATTTTGGAAGATAAcccaacataccgtatatactcgagtataagctgaccagaGTACAAGCCGAGGcaactaattttaacacaaaaaactgggaaaacctattgggacttatttacgaagggtcgcgtatcacacttttgtcggactgttcggcTGTTTcgtgatttgcgcagctttgacaggtatttaacaggggtttgcgctgggaatgTGTCGCACGTGAACAATTTGTGGTGCGGCTCactagctttcatgcgacagatatCGGGGGCGGACTGTCGGACGAtcaaactgattcggactgagcacaggatttaagattcagattgtgccgcaagacaatgcacttacatgcaccagtaagaagaagatgaactctgttggacctgagcggggaggcgacacatgcaggatatctgagtgaatcacggcacagtgcattattggcagacaatgcactttctgtgtacTCCAAGGAACAAGTAAGTACATATACCCCATTGACgtcagtataagcctagggtgggaattgCATTCGTCACAGcttacacccagtatatagccagccccctgcctcctagtatatagccagtgcctgtccccccttgtttatagccagtgcctgccccccccttgtttatagccagtgcctgccacccttgtttatagccagtgcctgccccccttgTTTATAGCCAGTGCCAGCCGCCCCCCCCTTGTTTATAGCcagtgccagcccccccccccctgccctcacCTTCCtgatgccccccgcaggtcctcttctgtcttctgaagctcaGGGTCCTTGCACGCTGCCATCGCATATACCATtacgtcagccacttgctgacatcatggtgtgtgctTATGGCGGCGCaaagactatgatgtcagcaagcgactGACATCATGGCGTGTGCGACACAGCAGGGACCTGAAGACTGAGCCtgagcattttttgtgctgaaaaacaataCTTGAAAAACACAATTGGCAAACAGATAGGAGTGTAAGGATGGGGTACCTCATGTCTTCTACAACCCTCATCTTCAGTGGAATTGCATGCTTACACCTATCCTGATAAAAGGATGATCTCATAAAATGTATATTCAGGACCCCCCTGTGATAAATATAGCAAGGAGGGGTGGGGATAATAAGCTAGGTTTCATTTCATCTATAAAAGCTATAATGCTTCCTACTGTGCCAACAAAAAACTGCTTCATAACTCACTGTTCCAGTCAGAGAGTAACAAAGCAATGCTGGGCACAGCACACATACTATACTTCCATTCAGGGCCGGCACAAGGAGTAGGCAGGGTAGGAGATTGCCTAGGTCCTACTACCCTGGTTACTGCAATCCCTAAAAAGTAACCATATCACCCTTATCACAGAAATCGACtcgatttttcgaatctgacatgtgtcaccatAATTGGTTAAGCTTTAAGATATCCAAGATTTTGAGAATTTATTTCATGATTTTGTAaattttaagtgatacgttttgcatttcatcctggaaaacttctgcattttcaaagtttgaaatgttctgccttcCAGGCAGATATAGCTTTTGGGGTAGTTTaactaacatttacggaatgtcttctttatgttgagattttatgcgtcctctccttttcctaggatgttatggggcgcAGAACTTGAGATGAGATTTTTCTTATTtccatgaaaatcgccaaaactcactattttgagggacaactcagctttcaagtgacttttagaggcctaaataatagtaaaaccccataaattaccccactatagaaactacacccctcaacgcatgtaaaacaacttctattaagtctattaaccctataagtgtttcacatgggttaaaacaaaatggaagtacgGTTTAGaaacttgaatttttttggaaaattcatTGATActtgacactttcataatgaataaaaagatgaaatgctctgcaaagtttgaagcccaatttctcccaagtgtactgATACCTCATATGTGGTAGTAACCTGCTGCATGGGCACATTAGACAATCATTTTTTTCACAACTGTTTATACAACACACATTGGGGGAAATGTATCgatctgtctatgccagaatactggagtcacatttattgaaggttttataccgtttttaggcagtttcctgacttctctgaaaaggggcaTTTTAttggaaaattcaatattgtggcgcaacgaactagaccaactaataggaggtgcaaagtacgactcCCCAGTCCtacactgcaccagattaatcatccagcatcagacgcagggattaatctggtgcagtagagAACAGGCTAAAgattatacatctcccccattgttttaaccccttaaggacgcagggttttttttttctcactcttcaccttcaaaaatccataactttttaatttttcagtgtacagagctgtgtgagggattaTTTTACATCTCCATCGCATTatgtattattccatgctgtgtactgagaagctggaaaaataattccaaatgtgggaaaatttgaaaaaaaaaagtgttcgcATCACGTTCTTGAggactcagtttttacgactttcaccgtGTGCTCTGAATAATATCTCTGCTTTAGTCTTTGGTtaggtacgatcacagtgataccaaatgtatacaggttttattgtgttttaacaaattttcaaaagttaaacaaTTGTGTATAAGAAGaaaaatttcgccatcttctgaagctaataactttttcatactttggtgtacggagctgtgttaggtgttaATTTTTCATAATGAGCAgacgttttcactgctaccattttgaggtctatgCGATATTTTGATggctttttattctattttttatgtgatgtaaaatggtgtcaaAGTCTCATTTCAgatatttgggcaccatttcgGTTATGTgcttcaccgccggcaataactgtttttatattttgatagatcaggcattttgggatgcagcaatacctattgtgtgtaatttttactttttttaaataattttttttacttttttttagaccctctaagatacattaaccctagatagtctgatcgttcctaccatatactgcaatactactgtactgcagtatatggcatttttgcacagtattcagtgccagtggctcattgtaacgaaactgcagaaaccagacagtcTCAGGTCTGATGAAGAGCGTCCGATGACGCTAGGGGAGCAACGATCCAATCCAAGTTGGCGgcgccgaccgcggttattagcggtgggggttggctgcatattgcatacctgtgtatgaagagggctcagcccgtgagcctcttcatacaccccccgcaCCTCTGAGCAGTAAAGCTACGGGGAGCTAAACAAATACACTTACAATTCTGCTTCAGAGATTTATCTCTCAACATGCCCGGAAACTGACTGCAGCAGGTTATAGTGATGGGATCGGCACAAAGAGTCGGCTCTTTCACGTGAAGGACGGGAGTCGGCTCTCTTCAGTGAGCTGATTGCTGATTAGGGACGGGGTTAAGTGAGCTCACCAAGCTACCTTTAACCCGTTAAATAGGGTTAAAAGTGTAGTGGATCGGGTGACAGGCTGGACTGAGGCTCCTTATTATATATTCAATAGGGGCCGCTCAGGAGCCCGGAGAGCCGGAGCGGAGcccaatgatccagctcactaaaaagagccggacttcccttCACTAGTGTTAGGAAGTGGACACGCAGAGGAACTTTTACACGCAGAGACTTGCAGCATCTTAGTCCAGGGAACAAGAGCTATGAAATAGCATGCTACCCACCTTCACTGGGGCAATATGCAACTATCAGGACACCCTATTTAATGACAGTAGCTCCCGCCTAGGGTTATGCTGCCTGCTCCAGTTCTCTTTCTTGGCCTTCTGTACATTCCCAAGGCTACTTTTTCACCTTTCTGTGCCTTTCTCTTCCCCTCTTCAGCTCTCGGAGAGCGTAAGCTTCTCTTTGGCTCCTGAAAAGAGCCAGGAAAATAGGCCAGCTGAGTTTCCTCCGGTAAATTCTACCCTCAGGCTGCAGTGGTATATAAGCAGGTATACAGGAAACAATGGAGGGCTGAACAGCTCCAACAGTGTCACATATTACAGCAAGTCTGCCTGGGACTGGTGGGTGGGGCCTCTGTTATGAGTGGTTTTTCCAAGCTCAGAAGTTTTTCACAGCCAAATGCAAAGAGTCCACCGGACTGCACCGACCATGTGTAATAGCCTCTGTGAGCTTCGGGGACTAAGGCTATTATACGCCTCCAGTAGCCCTGCAGAAGTGCCATCTTGCACGCCAGTGCCAACTGTGAAGCCGCTGGCATAGGCACTCACATATGCAATGGCTCTCACATGCACAGTGGCTCCTTGTTATCGGTGTAGTcatatctatgtatatgtcttgttactagcagcaggactgtgaaaatggattctgctctgttctttgatctctgcattaAAACAGCTCCCCAGCTGCTCCCATCTgatgtaatatctaaccagaagcctataGTATTGACACAGAGTAGATGGAAGGTGCTGTGCTGCATTCAGTACAGAGATCTTACACACCAGTGAACCAGAATTTTCCAACTCCAGGAGTATAAATacctttcacagtcctgcttctagtaGCACACACAGGTAtggttatacagatctccagggcaTCTGGCACTGTCAGAAAATTTGTATAGTAAAAACGGCTGGCATTATCACAGCCATGGAACAGATCTCAAACTGGACTGTAAAACTTTCACACTACTTAAGCATTAACTTATGGTTCCATTTCACATATCTCATCTCATCAACTGCAGAGTTAACATGACTGTTTATGTAGTTATGTTTTACCATGCCTGATAAAGAGTCCCGAGAAGGCATGCAAATGTCAACTTATTCTACGGAACTGGACAATATTATTTTGAAACAGAAGTACTGTACATAAAACATCAACCACCACAGAGAAAAACCATTAACAATGGCCGAGAAAGCGTTTCTACAACAAATCACTACAGAAGCCTAATAAAAACAGTGTAGAAAACAAATCATATTCCAGAATTTACTTTTACCAGCCCTTTTGTAAGAACAGAACAGAAACATAATTAGCCGAAATGGGAAAATCCTTTATTTATGTGCACCAATTTTTAGGAGTTTCCCAGATACCATTTTGGCCACCCTACCTTCTAGACACTGCCCTTTAAAGTAGACCTTCTGTTCTAGTCTAAAATTCTCCATTTCTTCTTCAGATGCAAAGTTGATTTCTCTGGACACAGATTTACATTTCAAGATTTTCTTGGGCACTCGAgctaaaagaaaaagtaaaagaaTTTGAAGACTGTAGAGAAaatgtattataataatataacaacAATAATGGAATAATAAtgctaatataataataaatacaattttttttatttttttatgtacattATATCTTAATATAAACTACAAAATAGGGTTCAGCGATTAGGATTAAGTTAAGCAGACAGTGCTGGAGTCCCTATACGAGAAGACAAGATGCATATAATCTGATAGATCTTCTGGGCTGCAGGTTACATTAGGTTGCCAACTGTTGTGGCTGCAACCTCAGCTATAATATGATAAACTAATCCAACAATATAAAGAGCATACAGTATTTAATGGGATAAAAGACAATGAAATTTTAAGATGACACACTACAAATTACCTTCATGTTCAACTCCAGGAAACGACAGATCTTCTGCTCCTTGCCACATAGTCTTCCCTGTCTCACCATCTCGGAGAATCATGGAATTTCTAGTAAGTTAAGGATTACACCTGTTGTGATCTAGAACACATACACATTTAACCAAGTATAAAGAGCTGACTATCACATGGTAGTGAATTGTGCCCCCAAAAAATCTCTTCAATGAGTCTTTGCGCTCCAATTTGGCTCTATAGTTACTTGCTGCAGCTCAGCCCAGTTTACTACAAGTGCAATACACCAGGAGGGACACTCTTTCTCAATGTGAGCAGCTATATTCATGGAAGTGAAGAGTCCAGCAATCGGCAAGTTGTACTGTCAGAAGATtaactttaaaaattttattcaagtttttaaaacttttgttGAGTCAGTGTTAAAAACATAGCAGCAACCTAAAGAAGATGTAATTCTGTACAGCCCTTAGTGATAGCATAAACTAAAACATAGCTAGCTTTAATTAGAAGCAGTGCGAGTACAACTACAGCTCACTGAACACATGACCACCGTTTTCAATATCATCAGATGATACAATGCACCTTGACAGAATCCTGTTCCAGGTTTTTtttggtttaaccccttagaaaTATTTTGGCCACAAGGACACAGcctcatttttcaaatttgctGTGTCACTATACGTGGTTATAGCTGTTTGTTTAGTTAAACGAGAGGCATTTGGCAAGAGATTTTTAAAATTCTTCACTTTCGAAgttttaaattctctactttttaagcagtcatagcacccaaattaattcagaacttacatttcccaaatgtcttctttatgttggtatggtttaagattccacatattttttctagaatgttatgaggcttagagtttggtgattttccaataagaagtttgttaaccctttacatgtttTCTAGAGgttaaaaacaaaatggagacgTGGTCTACAAATCGTAATATTTTtgaacaatacattcattttggatggaaatttgaacattcacaatggattaaatgacagaAGGATCCACaacgtttgatacccaatcttccgagtgtaccgataccccatattGGGTGGTAACagctgggcatagaagggaaggaggcgccatccagagcagatctgcattgtcaaattgtataggctttaatttttcttttttttctttttttaaatgtttaccatatatactcgtgtacaagccaagtttttcagcacaaaaaatgtgctgaaaatcctcacctcggcttatacatgagtcaatacagCACTTCAAAGTAAATAAatgaacttacatactcaccctccgacggccctgatgcgcagcgtgctcctcttctggcttccgcgcctgtcttctttctttgctaacatcctgcagggcgcagTGATGTTTCCTCTTGGCCGgaaggcgcatactatgacgcggccgcagcttgcgtcatactatgcgccggccgggagagaacATGcccgcgccctgcaggatgttaccgaagaaagaagaagacagccgcggaagccagaagaggagcgagctgcgcatcagggccgccggagggcgtgtataaaagttttttttagtgctgggctggctgcatactgcgggctgggctggctgtatactgctggcggcgggctgggctggctgtatactgctggcggCGGGCTTTATactctacagggggcttgctggctatacactgaggggggggggggttggtgtctgtgaccaatgcatttcccactcccaTCTTATACAAgtcacatgctttttttttttttttttttttatgcagccaaaccaaaacaTACCTGGGACTAAAACACAATGTTATATTGAATTGCAAATGCACAGAAAAGACAAAAGACAGCTTTGCAATCCAGCTTTATTGTGTTTCTGCAACCTATCTTTAAAAGAAAATGAGGTCACTGGTGACAGATTTgcatttaggctacatgcacactgccgtggccCGCCGCacagcagcgcgcggggagaggaggagagcgcagctcacccccgaccccctccataggaacatatgggccacggcgccgtaatacaggaaaagataggacatgtcctatcttttcccggggtacggtgccgcacgtgtgctgtaccgtaccgctcccgtacgatgcagtcagcccatagaagtatatgggggacgtatatcagccgtaccgctcccgtacgatgccgtcagcccatagaagtatatgggggacgtatatcagccgtaccgctcccgtacgatgccgtcagcccatagaagtatatgggggacgcatatctgccgtaccgctcccgtacgatgctgtcagcccatagaagtatatgggggacgtatatcagccgtaccgctcccgtacgatgccgtcagcccatagaagtgtatgggggacgtatatcagccgtacatacgtcggccgtatatacgtcccccatacatgtgtgtaaatGTTTCTTTCGTGTGTAAACACTGCCCAAGCTGTAGCCTTTCAGGTCTCTCTCAATTTTTTAAGTTCACAAAATTTCTAACTTTTGGAGTTTACTTTCCAGTTTCTTCTGTAAAACCTTATCTTCTTGTATATTTTCATAGTGTTTTAAATCTGTTTTTCATGTGTGCTATTttgttaatttaatttatttagttTCCTCATATTTCTAATGTATTGGATTGTACATTTAAAATCAAATGTTTTGGTTGCCGACAGCCTGTCCGTGCATCAGTGTCCCCAACACTCTGGCTGGGAGGAAGTGATCTTAATTACTCTTTTCCTTTTCTAGATTTTTCAGGACAGCAAATCCTAATAGGAATTGTATTGCCATGACGGTTGCATCTTGTGGTTTGTAAAAATAGATGCGTTGTCGAATAACCTTTTGCAGTAAAAATGTGTTAAATGTGTATCCCGTTTCTATGAACTGGACCAGTGTTACTGCGGACACACCTCAGGGTGTAGAACAGACATCATGGCTGAGGCATTATCCCTTAATGTGATTTCAACAGCTTAAATATCTTCATCCTGACCAGGGGCAGAGAGTGACTATTATTAGCGACTTCACACTATGAATGCAAGGAGAGTCAGAACCTCCTGAAGAGAAGATTAAAAGATACATGTAAAATATAAGACAAAACGACCAACCAGATCCTACAATAGTGCTGTCCATACACTTATACACCAGCATATTACAGAAGAGCACCCCCTCTCCCCAAATATCTGTCATTAGGGATAGGGGCAGGGCCGCCCCTTGTTTTTATTTACAAAGCCTCCACTAAAGCTTGCAGCAGGCCAAACACCTGTACTGGCTGCCAGGACTCTCTTCATACAATAGTGATACCAGCAGAGACACAGCAAACATTTTATGCAATGCAAGGCACATTAAATTGTTCAAAGCGGTGTGTGTGGCTTCTTCCAGCAGTGATCTCCTATCCAGAAGTGTCCAACTCATAAGAGTACAAACAATGTGACCCGTGACAATAACAGGTCCTCTAGTCCCCTTACTAAATGGAATGGTCCCTTAGATCTGAACGATCATTCCTGCAGCTTTTATGAGATTTCATTTGTAACAGCATGTACATAAATGGCTTTAttctgtgcaacacaatttagtgATGAATGCCGGACAAAAACTAttctattcccatctgggcatttacatttaatttatgcTATTGAGGCACCCGACCACCTGGACTCACCAGGACGGATGTGGGACATGCCGTAACTCcaagccatttcatatgcaaaaacaatttgtttattTCGTGCAAGCACTTCagcagtggtggttgtatccaataAAAATCTAATTTCAAAGGGAAATTACTGTCATagatatttttggtaataacaccccattgaagaaatatatgtatatggcaaACAAATTAAATTCTATGTGAATGCCCGGAAGAGAATACCTTTTTAAATTCTGTTGTTGATATCAGTTGACAGAATAATATTCTTCGTTTCATAAACGCACATTATCTAGCAGATTTGTACATAAAATGGGGTATCCCAATAGCAAAATTAAAATTAGACCACAAGGGAGAGTTAACATGGCATGGTAGTGATTGAGATTTCTATCATCAGTGTCACATGTTCAAATAGAGTGGATTAGGGGGTTTTGTGTTGCTAACCCCAAACATTACATTTAAGCTCTGATCTTGCATGTTCTCCAGTGACATCTAAATGTGCAACTTTTCTACCGCTGTGACAATGAGTGCTCTAGTTCACTGTAGCTCCCTCTGGTGGCCACTGAAAGAAAACCCTTAGACTATGTGAAGAAGAAGTTTACAGTAAGGCATTTCTTCTAAAATGGTCCCCAAACTAGGTGTGTGGCACGTACGTCACCATAATATATTACACTCAAGCACAAATAACTGAACTAAAAAGTTACTACAAATAATGACTTAGGAGGTTACGTTTGTAACCTGGTATTTTGGGTAATTTTCTGACTAGTCAGTGGTACATAGGATATtaagaggaagaaaaaaaaaaaaaaaaaaaaggccagggAGCTGCTATTCTGCCagttaaaacactaacaaaaagtaGAAGGTCAGAGAACCTTGCAGGACAACACTTCGCTGATTTGGCAAAAAACTAAATGGGTCACTGCAGAAGTGGTTTCCATCGGATTGAAACCTCTGTAGAACATTCTAACAccatggtggcgaacctatggcacaggcgccagaggtggcactcagagccctgtctgtgggcacccaggctatcgcCCAGCCAAAGGTCAcccaccattcaggactcaagacctaaatcaaggaggtgtggaaagaacttgattatcattgtagccccatcTCCGGACCCTTGATCCATTCTGTTGAGGAGACTTTggaaggaaactacaataataatccaaatttgtcCTTCTtactcctgtattggtgtcctcagggcaccAATATATTTGAAACCTGTGAATTACTTTAAATTGCCATTTTgcactttgtgaaaaaatgtggcttttgcttgtagtttcggcactcagtccctaaaaggttcaccatcactgttctaacAGATAGTTTGTCTTTGTCATAGTAGTGTAGGCTGGCTCCACAAGGGTCTGTCTTTTCAGTTATCTGCATATATCTATAGGATAAGTAATCAGATGAGCGAGGAGCCTACACCTGCCACGCATAGCTGGATGTGGTTGTGGTGTGTTCTCAGGAGAGCCATCGCTTCCCAGGAAAGTGGGGTCACTTGGCCTGCTTGTAGCTCGGTCTCATTCTAAGCAAAGTAGTGCACTTAGTAGGAAGAGGGGAGGCCAAAGCTTTACAGAACCTTAAATACCCCCTATAAAGTGGTCTTCCCATTCAATCCACAAAATCGGGTCTGACCACTGGGAACCCCACTAGTAAAGGTTCTGTCAGTGTCTCTATGAAACTCACACTTCTCCGGCATTAGGTATACAGCACTTCAGGGGATTTTTTGGCTCTATAAGTGTCTATTatggaacaatccctttaaagactTAACAGGTAATGGTATAAACATATGTAACGTGAACCAGTACTACAAGACACTACGCAATACTTGGAAATGACACAAGACAAAATGTATGATAAGTTGTATGAAAGGCTAGTTACATGATGGCATGCAGCGGTATGCACACCATCATAGCCCTTCTCCAGCAGCAATAAATAGTCTGGGAGATGAGCGAGCAGTGCTCTttatcagtatatacagacaaACTGGATGTCTCACAGCGATATCTTATGGCATGCTAAATACATCAGTTTAACCATTTGTGAAGTAGCAATCacaatcccagacagaaaactggtagaGCACTTTCCAGGGAGAGGATTATGTGCGTGGGGTTTATATGgaataaatgtgctgaaaagcttTAGGAAAAACAAGAGGATTGTGAGAACAGGTTACGTTATTCCTTCATGAGAAGCCCCTTCCCAAGAGCTCTCCACACACAGCAGGTGCTGCTCTGGGGACATCTTAGGCAGCTGACACCGAAAAGTGGTTAACACTAGGATTACAGAAGGTTCAGTATAAGATAACAGTGCTTTGTAACCTCTAGGAATTAGCACTGTAATCTGACAGCTAAGAGGTAACCACTACAGAAAAGGGGGGTGGACTGTCATATATTAGTAACAGCCCCCACGAGTGAGCCCCCAGTCCGGATCTGTGCCATACACACCTATAATGACTTGTACTACCAAAGAGAAAAAGGGGTTGTTATAGAAGGCAGGACACGCAACAATCTCAAgaggttttgtttttgttttttttttaccactaaagggaacctgtcagctgaaattgacctaataaaccactacctat contains the following coding sequences:
- the PDE6D gene encoding retinal rod rhodopsin-sensitive cGMP 3',5'-cyclic phosphodiesterase subunit delta isoform X1; the encoded protein is MSNNERAKKIMEGFKLNSMILRDGETGKTMWQGAEDLSFPGVEHEARVPKKILKCKSVSREINFASEEEMENFRLEQKVYFKGQCLEEWSFEFGFVMPNSVNTWQSMIEAAPESQMMPANVLTGNVIIETKFYDADLLVSTSRVRLFYV
- the PDE6D gene encoding retinal rod rhodopsin-sensitive cGMP 3',5'-cyclic phosphodiesterase subunit delta isoform X2, producing MILRDGETGKTMWQGAEDLSFPGVEHEARVPKKILKCKSVSREINFASEEEMENFRLEQKVYFKGQCLEEWSFEFGFVMPNSVNTWQSMIEAAPESQMMPANVLTGNVIIETKFYDADLLVSTSRVRLFYV